A stretch of DNA from Micromonospora sp. NBC_01813:
GCTGCTCCTGTCGCGGACCCTGGCCCGCGACAGGTACGCGGGCACCCATCTGCGGATTCTCACCCGGGGAGCGGACCGGGCGCAGCAGAACCGGCAGTTGGGCGGCCGTGCGGCGGAGCCAGCAGTCGTGGGGAGCCCGGTCAGAGCACCAGCCGGCCGTCCCGCCAGGCCTTGGCCTCTTCCTCGCTGCCCATCTTGCCGTACATGCCGGCCATCAGCAGGACCAGACCGATGGTCATGACGACCACGCAGGTGCTGACCGTGAAGTTGAGGAAGTTGGCGTCGGTCCGCAGCACGGCCAGCTCGGCCAGGCTCAACGCCATCAATGCCCAGGCCAGGGCCTTGTTGATCGCCGTGTCGATGTTGCGGCCGAGCCCGACCCCGGCCAGCACGATCACCCCCAGCAGCAGGCACAACGCCGAGAAGCCGAGGTTGGCACCCTGACCGAGCACCCGCGTGTCGTCCTGCGCGAACGGCGCGTCGCCGAGGGTGGTGGCGACCCCGAGCACTCCGAAGATGGCCAGGTAGAGGCCGGTCAACGCGGCGATCGCCCGGTAGATCGGCCGGGCCGGGTGGTTCACGGGGGTGTGCGACATGGGGTCTGTCTCCAACGCCGGACGGGAGGTGGTCGCCGACGATTGTCGCTCATCGGTCCCGGCCAGCGGCGGGTGGCCCTGCCTCGGCGAGGCCTGGCTCACCAGCCCGGGATCAGTCCACCTGCTCGGCTAGCGCCAGCCACTCCTCCTCGACGCGGCCACGCTGCGCCTGCACCTCGCGCAGCCGCGCGTCCAGCTCGGCGAGCCGGCTGAAGTCGGTGGCGTGCCGGGCAAGTTCCTCGTGCAGCGCGGACTCCTGCTGGTCCAGTTTGCCGACCTGGCGTTCCAGCCGGGCCAGCTCCTTGCGGGCCGCCCGCACATCGCCGGCGGACAATCCGCCACCGGCCTCCCCTGTCGCGCCGCCAGCGGCCGAGCCAGCTGCGCCGGCCGCCGAACCAACTGCGCCCGCCGCCGAACCGGCACGGCCGGCGGCCGGAGCCGAGGCCGCCGCCGGGTCGGCCGCCGCTGCCCGCGACAGGTACTCGTCCACCCCGCCGACCAGGTGCACCAGCCGGCCGTCGCCGAACATGCCGTACACCTCGTCGGTCACCCGCTCGATCAGGTAGCGGTCGTGGCTGGCCACCACCAGGGTGCCCGGCCAGGAGTCGAGCAGGTCCTCCAACGCGGCCAGGGTGTCGGTGTCCAGGTCGTTGGTGGGCTCGTCGAACAGCAACACGTTCGGCTCGGCGGCGAGCAGCCGCAGCAGCTGCAGTCGGCGGCGTTCACCGCCGGACAGGTCACCCACCGGCGTCCAGAGCCGGCGGTCGGTGAAGCCGAACATCTCGGCGAACTGGGTGGCGGACAGCTCGCGGTCGCCGAAGATCACCCGGCGGGCGACCTCCTCGACCGCCTCCAGGACCCGCAGCTGGCCGGGCAGCTCGGCCAGCTCCTGGGACAGGAACGCCGCGCGGACCGTCGAACCGGTGAGCACCCGGCCCTGCTGCGGGGTCCGTGCCCCGGCCAGCAGCCGCAGCAGGGTCGTCTTACCGGCACCGTTGGCCCCGACCACCGCGATCCGGTCACCCGGACCGATCCGCCAGGTCAACTCGTCGAGGATCAACTTCTCCCCGGCGTACGCGGTGACCTCCTCGAGTTCGTACACCTGCTTGCCGAGGCGGGTGGTGGCCAGCCGGTGCAGCGACACCGTGTCCCGGGGCGGCGGGACATCAGCGATCAACGCGTTCGCGGCGTCGATGCGGAACCGGGGCTTCGACGTACGCGCCGGCGGGCCGCGCCGCAGCCAGGCGATCTCCTTGCGGAGCAGGTTCTGCCGGCGGGCCTCGGTGGCCGCCGCCACCCGGTCCCGTTCGGCGCGGGCCAACGTCCAGGCGGCGAACCCGCCCTCGTACGCGCGGACCGTCTGGTCCACGACTTCCCAGGTGTCGGTGCAGACCTCGTCGAGGAACCACCGGTCGTGGGTGACGACCACCAGCGCGCCACGTCGACGCTGCACCAGATGCTCGGCCAGCCAGGCGACGCCGGCCACGTCCAGGTGGTTCGTCGGCTCGTCGAGGATCAGCAGCTCGGCCGGGCGGATCAGCAGCGCGGCCAGGGCGATCCGCCGGCGTTCGCCACCGGACATCGGCCCGACCGGCTGGTCCAGCCCGAGGTACGGCATGCCGAGCCCGTCGAGCACCGACCGTACTCCGGCGTCGCCGGCCCATTCGTGCTCGGCGCCGAAGCCCTCGGCGAGCCAGGCGGTGCCGAGCACCACGTCGCGTACGGTGGCCTCACCGGCCAGGTTCAGCGACTGCGGCAACGCGGCGACCCGCAGGTCGCGGCGGTGGGTGACCCGCCCGGAGTCCGGCTCCTCGGCCTTGGTGAGCAGCCGCAGCAGCGTCGACTTGCCGGCTCCGTTGAGGCCGACGACGCCGATCCGGTCGCTGTCGTCCAGTCCCAGGGACACCTCGGTGAGCAACTGACCTGCGGCACCGTAGCCCTTGGAGACCCGGTCCAGATTGACGATATTCACCATGCTCCGAGGTTTGTTCACCGTGTGCTGAGGTCCAGGCCGACCGGTGGTCGACTCGATCAGGTTAGCCGGGCACCGGCCACGGCCCCGTTCGCGAGGTGCACGGCCCGGCAGACGTCGGCGGCGTCGAGGGCCTGCGCCACGGTCTGCGCGGTGCCCGCGTCCGGGGCGAGGAACACGCAGGTGGGGCCGGATCCGGAAACGAGTCCGGCCAACGCTCCAGCGGCCACTCCGGCGTCGAGGACCTTGGTGAGTGCCGGACGCAGCGACAGCGCCGCCGGCTGCAGGTCGTTGCCGAGCGCGCCGGCCAGCACCTGCGGATCCCGCTGGCGTAGCGCGGTGAGCAGTTCGTCGGCCGGGCCGACCGGTGGCGGTGCCGCGCCGACGGCCCGCAGCCGGTCCAGCTCCGCGTAGACCTGCGGGGTGGACAGGCCGCCGTCGGCGACCGCCACCACCCAGTGCCAGGTGGTGGGTCGGGCCAGCACCGGGCTGACCGATTCACCCCGCCCGGTGCCGACCGCGGTGCCGCCGTGCAGCAGGAACGGCACGTCCGAGCCGAGGCCGGCGGCGAGCACGGCCAGCTCGTCGCGGGACAGCCCGATCCCCCACAGTTCGTCGCAGGCGACCAGCGCGGCGGCGGCGTCGGCGCTGCCGCCGGCCAACCCGCCGGCCAGCGGGATCGTCTTGCGCAGGTGCAGCCGGGCGTGGGCCGGCACCCGGGCGTGGGTGGCCAACGCGCGGGCCGCGCGCAGCACCAGGTTGGAGTCGTCCAACGCCAGCTCGCCGGTGCCTTCGCCGTCCATGGTCAGGGTCAGGGTGTCGGCGCGTCGGGCGGTCAGCTCGTCGTAGAGCCCGATCGCGTGGTAGACGGTGCTGATCTCGTGGTAGCCGTCGGGACGCAGCGGGCCGACCGCCAACCGAAGGTTGATCTTGGCGGGCACCCGTACCTTGACCGATCCGCGGGCACCGCGGCGGGAACGCTCGTCATCGTCGCCCGGCCGCCATGCCTCGGTCACCGGGGAAAGCCCCAGCTGGCACGGGCCACACGAACACCACTCGTCACGATCACGGCCGCCAGCCTACTCGGCCGGCGGAGCGGCCAACGGCGCTGCCGCGGCGATCGACGCGAACTGCGCCACGGTCAGCGCCTCGCCACGAGCGGTGAAATCCACCCCGGCCGCCGCAAGGATCGCGGCCGCCTTGTCGGCACCGCCCGCCCAGCCGGCGAGCGCCGCCCGCAGGGTCTTGCGCCGCTGCGCGAAAGCCGCGTCGACGACGGCGAAGACCCGGCGGCGGAACCGATCGGCCGGCTCCCCCGGCGGGATCGCCGGCGGCTCCCGCCGCACGAACGCCACCAGACCGGAGTCGACGTTGGGCACCGGCCAGAACACACTCGGCGGGACCTTGCCGGCGTTGCGGGCCGTGGCATACCAGGCCAGCTTCACCGACGGAATTCCGTACGTACGGGAACCCGGGCCGGCGACCAACCGATCGGCGACCTCCTTCTGCACCATCACCAGTCCACTGCGCAGACTCGGCAGCTCGGCCAACAGCTGCAGCACCACCGGCACCGCCACGTTGTACGGCAGGTTCGCCACCAGCGCGGTCGGCGCGGGCTCACCGAGATCGGCGGCGGTGATCCGCAACGCGTCGGCGGTGTGCACGGACAGCCGACCGAGGTCCCCGCCATGCTCGACGACGGTCTGCGGCAACGCGCCGGCCAGCACCGGGTCGATCTCCACCGCGTGCAGGTGGCGTACCTGGTCGAGCAGGCCCAGGGTCAGCGAGCCGAGACCCGGGCCGACCTCCAGCACCACCGACCCCGCCGGCAGCTCGGCGGCGGCCACGATCCGCCGTACGGTGTTCGGGTCGTGCACGAAGTTCTGCCCGAGTCGCTTGGTGGGCGCCACCGCGAGGCTGGTCGCGAGCTCCCGCAGCCGCGCCGGGCCGAGCAGCTCGGTCACCGGATCACCACGGCCCGAAGACGCGCTCGCCGGTCGCCGAGATCGCCGCGCAGAGCTCGTCGAGGTCGGCACCGGTGGTCTCGGCCAACGACCGGACGGTGTGCGGGATCAGGTAGGAGGCGTTCGGCTGGCCCCGGTGCGGCATCGGCGTCAGGTAGGGCGCGTCGGTCTCGACCAGCAGCTGGTCCAGTGGGGTCACCTGAGCCGCCGCCCGCAGCGCCGCCGCGTTGCCGAACGTCACCGTGCCGGCGAAGCTGAGCACGAAGCCACGGCGGACACACTCGGCGGCGAAGTCGGCGTCACCGGAGAAGCAGTGCATCACCACGGTGGCCGGTGCGCCTTCGTCGTCGAGCACCCGCAGCACGTCGGCGTGGGCGTCCCGGTCGTGGATCACCAACGGTTTGCCGTACCGCTTGGCGATCGCGATGTGCGCCCGGAAGCTGGCCTCCTGCGCCGCCAGCCCGTCCGGTCCGGTCCGGAAGTGGTCCAGCCCGGTCTCCCCGACGCCGCGTACCCGGTCGGCGGCAGCCAGCGCCTCGATGCCACGCAGCGCCTCGTCCAGGTCGGCCAACCGGGGCGCCTCGTTGGGGTGCAGCGCCACCGTGGCGACCACCGCCGGCACCCGCGCCGCCAGGTCGGCGCCCCAGCGCGACGAGTCCAGGTCGACGCCGACCTGGACCAGCCGGTCGACCCCGACCGCAGCGGCCCCGGCGACCAGCGTGGCGACCGGGTCGGCGCCGGCGTCCCGGCCGGGTGCCGCCGGTTCGGCGACGGTCAGGTCGAGGTGGGTGTGACTGTCGATCACCGGTACCGGCAGCGGCGCGGGCGGCGGCGGGAATTCCCCGGTCCGCCGGGCCGCCCGTTGCCGACGGGTTTCAGCTGGCTGAGTCATCGTTGGACAGCATCACACGCCCGGATTCGGGCGGTTCACCGACCCGCCCCCGGCGATGGACATCCGGCGGTAACCGACTGTTCACCCGAGAGGGTGACCCGGCCACTACCTTCGGCGAGGTGACCGTGAGCTCTCCACGTGACGGCGTCACGGACGTCCTGGCCGGTTCCGCCCCGGTCACCGGCCAGGAGCCGGCCCACGTCATCGTCGACTCCCCGTTGATGGTGCCGTTGACCAGGTCCGTCAGTTGGGCGGACGCCCACCGGCTCAGTCAGACGCCGGTCCGCCACGACGACAGCGACAGCGACGGCGACCATCACCGGATCGCGGTCATCCGGAGCACCGCGACCATCCGGCGGGGCACCCGGATGATGAAGGTACTCTCCGGTCGGCAGGCCGCCGGCTACCTGCGCGGCTGGTCACCGGTGGGCTTCTGCCACCGCGAGTACGACATCGCCCACCTGCGCACCCCGGCCGACCTGGCGTTGCTGCGTACCGACGGCGAGGTCGGCCGGGACGGCACCGACCTGGTGTACGCGCTGCGCTGGCGAGCCATCGACGCCTGCGACTACGACACGCCGGTCGGTGCCGCGTACCAGGGGTTGGTGGCCATGCCGCCACGCGACCGGATCGGCCCGCCGGTGCTGGGCACCGGCTTCACCCCGAGCGAGCACCATCTGATCCCGGAGTTCGTCACCACCGGCTGCACCGACGTGCCGCTGTCGGCCAACGCCGCGCTGCTGGCGTACACCCCGGACGGTGCCGAGGTGGTGCTCTACACGTACCAGCCGGAACAGCGCGGCTGGATCCGGATGGCCGGGCCGCAGTGGCGGCACCTGCTCGACGGCATCCCGGACGTCTCGTCCGACCAGGAGTACCTGCGCACCGGTGACCAGCCACAGTCGACCCAGCTGGTCGGCA
This window harbors:
- a CDS encoding DUF4383 domain-containing protein; amino-acid sequence: MSHTPVNHPARPIYRAIAALTGLYLAIFGVLGVATTLGDAPFAQDDTRVLGQGANLGFSALCLLLGVIVLAGVGLGRNIDTAINKALAWALMALSLAELAVLRTDANFLNFTVSTCVVVMTIGLVLLMAGMYGKMGSEEEAKAWRDGRLVL
- a CDS encoding ABC-F family ATP-binding cassette domain-containing protein, coding for MVNIVNLDRVSKGYGAAGQLLTEVSLGLDDSDRIGVVGLNGAGKSTLLRLLTKAEEPDSGRVTHRRDLRVAALPQSLNLAGEATVRDVVLGTAWLAEGFGAEHEWAGDAGVRSVLDGLGMPYLGLDQPVGPMSGGERRRIALAALLIRPAELLILDEPTNHLDVAGVAWLAEHLVQRRRGALVVVTHDRWFLDEVCTDTWEVVDQTVRAYEGGFAAWTLARAERDRVAAATEARRQNLLRKEIAWLRRGPPARTSKPRFRIDAANALIADVPPPRDTVSLHRLATTRLGKQVYELEEVTAYAGEKLILDELTWRIGPGDRIAVVGANGAGKTTLLRLLAGARTPQQGRVLTGSTVRAAFLSQELAELPGQLRVLEAVEEVARRVIFGDRELSATQFAEMFGFTDRRLWTPVGDLSGGERRRLQLLRLLAAEPNVLLFDEPTNDLDTDTLAALEDLLDSWPGTLVVASHDRYLIERVTDEVYGMFGDGRLVHLVGGVDEYLSRAAAADPAAASAPAAGRAGSAAGAVGSAAGAAGSAAGGATGEAGGGLSAGDVRAARKELARLERQVGKLDQQESALHEELARHATDFSRLAELDARLREVQAQRGRVEEEWLALAEQVD
- a CDS encoding 4-(cytidine 5'-diphospho)-2-C-methyl-D-erythritol kinase → MTEAWRPGDDDERSRRGARGSVKVRVPAKINLRLAVGPLRPDGYHEISTVYHAIGLYDELTARRADTLTLTMDGEGTGELALDDSNLVLRAARALATHARVPAHARLHLRKTIPLAGGLAGGSADAAAALVACDELWGIGLSRDELAVLAAGLGSDVPFLLHGGTAVGTGRGESVSPVLARPTTWHWVVAVADGGLSTPQVYAELDRLRAVGAAPPPVGPADELLTALRQRDPQVLAGALGNDLQPAALSLRPALTKVLDAGVAAGALAGLVSGSGPTCVFLAPDAGTAQTVAQALDAADVCRAVHLANGAVAGARLT
- the rsmA gene encoding 16S rRNA (adenine(1518)-N(6)/adenine(1519)-N(6))-dimethyltransferase RsmA, coding for MTELLGPARLRELATSLAVAPTKRLGQNFVHDPNTVRRIVAAAELPAGSVVLEVGPGLGSLTLGLLDQVRHLHAVEIDPVLAGALPQTVVEHGGDLGRLSVHTADALRITAADLGEPAPTALVANLPYNVAVPVVLQLLAELPSLRSGLVMVQKEVADRLVAGPGSRTYGIPSVKLAWYATARNAGKVPPSVFWPVPNVDSGLVAFVRREPPAIPPGEPADRFRRRVFAVVDAAFAQRRKTLRAALAGWAGGADKAAAILAAAGVDFTARGEALTVAQFASIAAAAPLAAPPAE
- a CDS encoding TatD family hydrolase, with the translated sequence MTQPAETRRQRAARRTGEFPPPPAPLPVPVIDSHTHLDLTVAEPAAPGRDAGADPVATLVAGAAAVGVDRLVQVGVDLDSSRWGADLAARVPAVVATVALHPNEAPRLADLDEALRGIEALAAADRVRGVGETGLDHFRTGPDGLAAQEASFRAHIAIAKRYGKPLVIHDRDAHADVLRVLDDEGAPATVVMHCFSGDADFAAECVRRGFVLSFAGTVTFGNAAALRAAAQVTPLDQLLVETDAPYLTPMPHRGQPNASYLIPHTVRSLAETTGADLDELCAAISATGERVFGPW